ATACAATGTACAGCTGCGGTGTAACCCTCATCTCCTCCATTTTCACGTCGAAGTACAGGAAGGTACGACCCCGGTGAGACATTATATGCAGGCCGGTACCTAAGCAGGAGTATATTACTCAACTTTTTATATAAGATATCTCCTTTGTCTCTATTCAACTAAGAATCTGTTCTCCTACCTCATATCCAGTTCTAAGTGGAGTAATTCAGTAGAGTTGAGTTCTAATAAGTAAATTTACTTTCCTCTACATTTGGGTGGCGTTATATTAATACTAAACATTGGTAAGAATGATCAATACCATACATCATTCTCCAttaacgaaaagaaaaatagacATAAATAGTATAATCTCAAcgaaattttcctttttataaTACCCCGTGTTCATATTCATCCGTCACTTTACTCGACACTTTCATCACTCAATAAGTTCGGTTAAGTCTAAAACTAACTAtgtttaattcaaaattaattcctaaTAAGTCCGAGAAAAGTGGTCCAAAACAAACAAGGCCAAAGACTGAAAAATGACTAATCAGAATTAGGATCATGTGATACTGGACTGGAGTAATGCATCAATTCAAACAATGTCTATTAATAAACTAATTCCAAACAATTAACATTTCAATAGAGCAATTTCAAACAATTAATTACCTTATTAAAGAAACTCTCTaacttttataataaaattattttttttcatttatatgattatgaacttatgaataaatgataaatatatgATTCCTTCATTTCCATGCCCAGAAACAGTAAAATAGTACTGAAATTACTCATAACCAAATATAACCACCAAATAGAAATTAGAAATAGTGTATCAGCTAGGTTAATAAACagtaaaatttcaattaaaagAATTACCGCTGATTCCAACTTCAATTAAACCCTAATTAATGAATATTAAAAACATGTACTCATATTCGTATTTGTTAAGGATAACTCAAAAATGGAGGAAACATtcaattcaaagaaaaaaaaatgttgcaaTGAGAGATAAGAGAGTAATAACCGGTCGACATCAATTTGACGAACGGAAGTATGGGGAAGATGGCAAGCTCTGGGTACATCGTCTGGGCGTATACTACAACGGCATCTTCCACACATATTCCCTCCTGTCTGTGTGCTTTTGAGTTTTTTGGATATGGCGGTTGTGTTTTCTGTAACTCACTTTTTCAGTCACTGCAGAATTGCAAGCGCGGGAACGAATTGGGCTTCTTGGGGAATAACCGTACCCGTATCTCGGCCCCGACTGAACGTAAAAACTTGGCCTATacggtctcattatgaaacCGTCAATTTGGTTATTCGGGTGTGTAACAATCTTATATGTTTTACcttgtttttttctttgttttgggGCACATATCAATTTTGTTCTTAAGGGtattaatttcaacttaaagttaaccttaaacaaattaattaaaataaaaaattgcaattttgacttataagtgatcaattttggcgttaaattgatcaatttctacctaaatatggttatGTTATCACAATTTCAGAATAGAGTTAATAAAGtggtattattctatcattatatgaatgaatttcaaacaacaaatgaatgatcaataaacactattaataataacatcaaaatattgtaaaatacaagtactcttattcaatgcaacatgatgATTCCAATGAAACATAAGGGTACTTGTACTCTTAAAAcattgatcaataatagtgatattccTCCTTCCTCAACAATTTGTGTTCATAATagacttaaaaataaagttgtagGTGTAGTGTTTGCCTACCCTTGATGTGTAGGTGGAAGATGTGCCGATCTCGAGTTATGTTTACCAAATGATTCGATTAATGCTCATAGAAATGATTAAGAGTTCATGGctgttttgttaaaaaaaatttcaattatgatCTATAAATGATCAACTCAAACCTTAAAAGGATCCATTAAATGAATGTTTTTGGAGATGATTAAGAGTTCATGACtattttgttataaaaaatttcaattttgatctaaacATGATCAATTTagaccttaaagtgattaacagaaaaatcaattttgaccGTAAAGATAacaattatgaccttaaatagatcaagtacTGAGcgcatattaaaaaatattattttttggttAATTGGGCTATTTGTCTCATACAGAGGCAGTCTCGTGCAAGACCAGCTGCTAAATGAATGAATCGCATTTGACTTTTGACACACTGATTTAAAAGTTGGGTATAGTGGATATTGACCTACAAAGTAATAgtgaatatttaaaaattaagagataatataaataacttAAGTGATAAGGTGGtagttaatatttaaaaataaaaggaaaataaattctttAGAGTAAACTTAGTTGAAAATTAAGGCAAATCCATTGAAACAATGATATCGAAGAGTAATCAGTAAGGACCATAACCAACTTTACGTGCTTTCAACTGTTAATATGTCATAGAATcacatactccctcctattctaccAATTTTGGTTATTCaactgattttttaaaattaagtaattttagTTTAGGTGTTTGAATAGGTTGGAACTTGGGTTCGCTTTATTATAAATGTATTTTGTTAGTCTGAGTCAACTAATAAATTAGACGTGAGTCAAATTTAATTATGTACATTATATCTAGAATAAGTgtaataaaaatcatatttaagCCAAAAATAAGAGTTAAAAGACAACTAAAGTTTTATACTGTTAAATAGTTATGATGCATTACCCTTCACACCTCAAATCAACCTTATATTAGGTGGATGTGGTTTTAGTCCATTTGACAAATTAGATCATCATTTTAGCATCTAATTATTACTTCCTTGACAACGTTAAATCATACTATTTAATAAAGATgaagtaataattttaaatgtgatCTCTTAACAATTTACTTAGGTGGATTAAATGTATTAGTGATTAGATATCTTATGTGTCAtcctttaattatatttaaaatatatttttacattaattgttttaaaataaaatttatacataattaagaaattatttatgaaaaatattttaatttaaattatcatcTTAGTCatgaatataaatgaaaagagtTGAAACATAGCAAATGACAACTTCTTAGAGTCTTGCAATattctttaaaaattttatttatacatgtCTCTATACTAAACTTTATGCATTGCACGTACTTTTAAACTAGTTTATCTCATAGTATATCAAATCCGAAATATGTTCGATTTTAAGCAATTGAGTTGGTCAAGTTGTTATGGGTTAGACCTAGACCCATATTCTTCAATTAAATTGTTGAGGTGAGTGGCATTTATTTAGGTATACTAATATTACAAGACCTAAAGTTGTTAACTTGTAAGCCGTAAGCCCTACACAAATTGACTCTCCCATTCAAAAATGATCACACTTGCGAGACGAATCCAAACCCAGGCACTATGTCCTTGTATACACCTTCAACAACAGCTCCGACTCGCCGGAACAGACTCCGGGCAATCTCGCAACCGCCGTCGTCCCAGACTCCCGTCTGCAACAATGAAGAAAATCGATGAGAAATCCGAGTGGTGGATTGTCGACGGTGAAATGCACGAGATCGGTGAAAACGTTCCTTTAAGGGAAAGATTTGTAATTCCCAGAAATAATATACCTAATAGACGTCGCAAGCAGCTTCGTGAACAATTCATGCGTCGTACTCGTCTTGTTATTAAAGATTCAGTTCGTTTCTtcatctctctctctcttttcttttctcATGGAATTGGTTTGCTTTATTAAGGAATGTTTGACTTGGAAGAAAACTATTTTCTAATGGAAAATGCAAatgattattagttttattttgtttgttttgatggAAAGCTCTTTGGGAAAATGGGGGTGTTGGGAATGGAAGGGCGGAGGGAAATTGGTTTtcttagaaaaataatatttagaaAGTGATGGAAAACAAACAgggaaatcaaaattttaataaaatgtttttCCCAAAACTAAGCACCCcctaaatttagtttttttcttgGGATATTTAGGTTTTTTAGAAATTAGAATGTTAGTACAagcttgaattttttttgttctatTGGCGGGTGAATGAGTTAAGGCATGCATACCATTTGTTTGCGGAAATTCCTGTGAGAAATGTTTCTATCTTTTGAATGTTGAAGCTCTTGCCTCGTAATTTGTCTGTTCATTTCTTTGCTAAAGTAACAggtttttgattgatttgaaTGTTTACTGATGTTTATGTTTGTTTAGTTAAGTTTATTTACGGTTTGAGTTTGTTTGGATGTCTAAATTTAATCTAAATGAGTGGTAGGTTGAAACTTGAAATGAAAATATATGATTACCTTAGGATGTGCTTGGATTGGGCGTAATGTATTAAGAGGCTTTTACTCTATGTAAATGAGTAGATGCTTTAGTTATATCTAAGTGAGAGATAGATCAAAGCTTGCAAAATAAGCTATGGTTATCCTATGGCATTTTTGGATTAAGCATAACAATGTGCTAGTGGTAAATAGCCAATGtaaatgaaaatatatgatTACCCTACTCAATCCAAAATTCGCCATATATTCTCTAGTTCTGTGTTTATGACGTATATAGGGCCAGAGTGCGAAAATGTGTTTTGTTGATGTCACATTCATAATAACGTTTGAGAGAAGATTTAATGTAAATGAAGAGGGAAGTAACTTAAAATGGGCGGTGATTGTGGATACCGTATGTGACGTGTATCTTGATGAGAGGTAAATTGAAGCTTGACATGGAATATTAGAGTGGAAGATATCCTACTCAACCCAAAATTGGCCATATATTCTCTAGTTCTGTGTTTATGACGTATATAGGGCTAAAATGCAAAAATGTGTTTTGTTGATGTCACATTCACAATAATGTTCGAGAGAAGATTTTAATGCCTTCAATGCAAATTGTTTTGCAATTATCTCGACCTATATTATGGTTAAGGTAATTTCCAAAACCTTTACAGTGATCCAATCGTGCAACCAGTATTTTGCACTACGCATCAGCCCTTTGAGATCATTCTAAGGCCTTCCAGAGGCTGCTTGTGGTTCCCTATAGTACTCTCTCATTTTATCAAAACAGAAATTTTGAGGCGTACCAAAAGCTTGAATTATATCCTTTAAAATGGCAAACTCATGACTTGTCATAGCTTCgacttttaattatatttgccCGGCTGATAAGGGGGTAAAAGGGTAGTAAAAAGTTAAGGGGAACAAATTACTTGAGTTTTACTTGCCTGGAATAGAAGTAGAAAATGATGGAGTAAATGAGTGCCTCAAAAGAGGAGTAAATATTTACTCCATGGGGATTTAGGGGAAATATATCCCCATAAataatcttcattttcatttgaatttctGTCTCTTTGATCAAAAGTGTTGCCTTTGTCTTGCTTTCTTCGTTTCTTCCTATAATACTCGTTACTTTTTTCTATCTACACCATTAATAATCTGAAAACTTTGCCTAAGTTTTTGTTAATTCACCACTTATTTAATTGTTGGAAGCTTTGAAGAAGATAGTTGGATCTTGAAATACGGATTTTAGAGTAGCTAGCAAAGGATAGTTTTAAGAAAATGTGAAGTAGAATGAAAAAGTGGTAGTACAAatgtctttttttattttttcttgctTCTTCGGAGAAGGGTTCTTCTCTTTCACTAATTACTGGAAATCGAAACCATGaataaatgaaatttttgaggttttaaAAGTATGTATAGATCTTGAAAATGAAGATTATGTTAACTTTCAATGATTAGTTTGAAGTTTGGATTAGAATGGTGGAGAGAAATATAGATTTGAGAGGTTAATAAACCCAATTTTACTTTATGATTGGTTTGAATTAACAATTTTACGGAAAATTTCCAATGCTCAAGTGAgtcacaaaatttaattttttggggggggggggggggggggaagaaGATGAATGTTTGTAGGATGAAAAATACCAAACTCAAGAAAAATAGGAATTGCCCCAAGTATCGCATTTTGTGAATTTTTCTCCACAAAGTGTACtcctttatttaattataggaTTCCAGGCGTAGCCTATGAAACTCAACTCACATTCTTTGCGAGTCCTATAAGGGATACTTGAGGACATAAAACCCCTTCAAAATTGCCACTGTATGTATTTCGTTCAATTGCTGTAGCTGCAAAAACAGATCATAAAGTTTGATTTGCTCCTGTACGTATTCTTTTTATAGAATGTTACTTCGTTCAATTGCTAAGCTATTGTTTGAATAACATTGCACTGTAATTAGGActaaatttttcctttttgttttgttAAGGAACATGAATCTTTCTGTAAAAAGTACATGCAACTGTACAATGAGCTCAGAGAGAACTGGGAGAGGCTTTACTGGGATGAAGGATATTCGAAAAAGCTTGCTGCTGTACATGCAAACTATGACTCTCCTGAAGATGACGATGAGGACTTTTCACCATACAGGTTTGCTTTCGATGGctgtgtattttatttttttttaattttgtgataTATATTTCTAGTTGAtcattttttggttttattagtATAGCTTTAGGTctaatttgttttttgtttgtagGAGAGGCGGATCACATTCTGGGCTATTTCAGGTAATGCATGATGAACCCCTTTACAataatcattattcattgttttcTTTCAAATGTAATGGTTTGTTGCCAGTTTCCCTTGCTCCTTCAATGCATTGATATCCTTGTTACCAAATGTTGAATGTAGGAACCAAATTCAACTGGGAACACAAAAGCTGAAACTTGGGAAAAAGTACACCAGATTCGTGATAAATTTGAATATGATAGAGAAATGAGGATGCGAGACAAAGGTATGTTGAATGTTTTTATGCTTGATATTTGTTTTTGTGAAGATCTTATTTCATAATTCCCTAATTAGTTCAATTAAAATCTGTAGCTGCCTAAGGTAAAATAATTTGTTTGAAAGTTATTATTCAGTTGAGTATTAGAATACTAGATTTTGTTGGTGCTTAGTGTTATCACCTATGAATACTAgttcttatttttgatttttgggaGAATTTACGGACCTTGGGGTTGACTTTTGCTAGAATAAGTTCTGCATTATCTTGCAATTTTGCAATTTGAAGTACTTAGCTGACTTCAAATTCAGGcatgaaattatttgttaaaacTACTAAAGGTCATCTATGTGACATGTTCTGCATGATCTACTGCAGCTTTTGCACCGATGAACATGGGAAACTCTGCTGATGACCATAGACCAGTCTCTAGGAATCAACCCTTTGATCCAGACCGATACTTTTCAGGAGAAGAGGATGATTAATATGATATATGGTATTACTTATGTTCAGTCCATGAACCATGTATTTCGAGTTGAGGAGATTAGGGTAAAATCTCTCACTTGGCGTGGACCAATATCAAGTCGCCCTTCCCTCTCAGGTCTCAACCAACCGTGTAGAACTTTTACTAATAGTGGTCGAGGAAGAGAAGCTCGGAGTCTTTACCGACATCCAAACCTTTGATAGTTCATGCTTCTTATGAGTGAAAATCCAGTTTCTCAAATGTTCTATATGTTGTGCTATattttttggcttgaaaataaTGTTGATTCATTGTATTTATGAGATCCACAGTAGAAGTAACTTTTTGGAATACAGTGTGTATGTTaagaaatttttttcttaattcctatCAATTTGCGATAAACGGATGCTATATCGGCAATGTTTGCATTTTAGAATGTTCCATGTCCAAGATTTTTTCCGAGAGTTAGGGGAGAGGAGGAATTAATCTTCTTGTAGATGTTGAAAATCGAACTATTCCTATCATaagaatgaaagaaaaaatcTTCAACTTTTAGGTTGACCCATAATTCTCAATACATCTATATTGTTAAGTTACTATGTAGCCCCACCTCCTCGATTCTTCCGTTACTGATGTCACAAACCAAATATAGGAAACCGGTAGAGATAGAGGGAGTAAGATATACAATTGCATTCGCATCAACTTACGTTTTCATGAAAACGACACAAGCACAAAAGTTGGAACGATCAGTAGAAGGTAGAAGCCAGAGACTGTAAACGAAATAAGACGCATAAACCAAACTATAACCCTAATAAACAACATCATCAAACCATAACAATAACcatactaatgcagaaaaagaaagaaaactcGAATTCATGTTACGcataaactcttaaaattttcatataaacaCCACTCGATCAGCAGTCAGCAACCATGTCTAGGCCACACAACTTAGGAAGTTGAGTACAACGATCAGGATCAACCCCAGCCAGTCGCAACAAATCTCCCTTGTTAACCTTGTAATCACACAGACATTGAATATCATCTTGTTTCAGACTCTGCACCATCGTGCAACACACGGCTGTTGGGTTTTCGGGATTTGTTAGAGCAACGGCAGGTTTGCACTTCATTAGGTTGTCGATCATGTTAGCTTCAAGGCTGCAATCACCATGGGAAAGTCTCCAAACCGATACAATGATTACTAGAAATGACATTAACTTGCTTATTGCCATGATGTTAGTAAGGTTGCTAGCTAAGTGTATTTGCAAAATAGGTTTGATTTGTTTGGTAAGATGGCGTAGCATATGTGGGTCTATATATAGTAGAAAAAAGCAAGCAAAAGcttaaaggaaaaagaaaatggaATGAGAGGATAAAATGATAGCTATTAGTTAGATCCCGTGACTGGAAATTGGCAGGACATGACATGGTACTTCGGAAACAATTATAGCATAAAACTTGTCCGACACTTCTTGATCCTCGTACAGGGTATGAGGGGAGGGAAGACTAGGAGATAGGAGCAACTATAATCAAATTCGAGACCTTATATCGTATTTGGATGATtggtaaattttttataattttataatggaAAGTAAGGCTTGCCATTCGTGGGAGGATTaaataatctattttttttgcaaaaaattacgaCCCAAACATTTGCAAAATACTACTATTTGATAGAAACTGTCAATTGACCGTTAAGTGAGCTTTGACCAAGCACATGATGCCACTAATTTAACCTTAAGACATGGGGAAACTATTACCTTCATGAGAGAAAAATAGTGATGGTTCAATTAGTTGCATCACGGGCCAAACATGTAATTGGTCAAGCCTCCACTTAACGGTAAACTGACGGTTTCTTTCAAATGGTAGTGTTTTTGTAAACATTTGGGTTATAtaaggtaattttttgtaaaacaTGTGTTATAGATTAGGCTGTTTTTtgtaactttttctttttatttaaaagtaagaTTAGGTTATTTACATATACCTTCTCATAAATGCAGCTTAGATGAAAGTCATTTAATTATAACAAAGTGTTATACCGTTTCATTGTTATATAAAAATAAGGCAAACAATTCAAATGTCATTATTTTTCAAGCGACCGAATACAAGGAAAGAGTTACATTTTCAATTTCCATCAATAGTACAAAACTACAACACATACACCAGTTAACAAACACGAGCACAAACATCAACCATAATAATGCagaaaaatcaaagaaacaaacaaactcagaattaaatcataaacacaatcttaaaatcatcaaataaacaaaactcGGTGGACCGAAACATCTCAGCAGTTGACAGGAATGTTTAGGTTGCACAACTTAGGAAGTTGAATACAACGATCAGGATCAACACCAGCAAAGTACAGCAAAGCTGCATCTTTAACTTTGTATTCACAAAGACAAGCAATATCACTTGGTTTCAGATTCTGCAACATTGTGCAACACTCTGCTGTCGGGTTTGTCGGGTTGCTTAGTGTTACTGCGGCTTTGCACTTGTTCAGGTTGCTCATCATGCTCTTGTCTAGGCTGCAATCTCCATGACAAGCTACCCAAACTGATATGATCATCACTAGGAACATTACTACCTTACTCATTGCCATGATCTTGTTAGTAAGCTTAGCTAGTTAGCTAGTTTTGTGTGTGTTTCTACTCGTCAATGAGTTTGATTTGTTTCTTGAGTTGGGTCATagcatatgtgtatatatagtAGGATAAAACGGcccagaaaaaaaaagaaaaatgaaagtgAGATGAACAAACAAACATTTCAGTACTAGTCTTTTGTcccactcattttgcattattttgaaTGACGGTGGAAGAGTTATTTCTCCTTAATGATGGAATTTAAGTGCAACCAAAGAGTATCTAATTTGGTTAATTAGGCTAGCATTTAGAcccattttgcatcatt
This Amaranthus tricolor cultivar Red isolate AtriRed21 chromosome 13, ASM2621246v1, whole genome shotgun sequence DNA region includes the following protein-coding sequences:
- the LOC130798270 gene encoding uncharacterized protein LOC130798270 is translated as MITLARRIQTQALCPCIHLQQQLRLAGTDSGQSRNRRRPRLPSATMKKIDEKSEWWIVDGEMHEIGENVPLRERFVIPRNNIPNRRRKQLREQFMRRTRLVIKDSEHESFCKKYMQLYNELRENWERLYWDEGYSKKLAAVHANYDSPEDDDEDFSPYRRGGSHSGLFQEPNSTGNTKAETWEKVHQIRDKFEYDREMRMRDKAFAPMNMGNSADDHRPVSRNQPFDPDRYFSGEEDD
- the LOC130798212 gene encoding putative lipid-transfer protein DIR1, giving the protein MAISKLMSFLVIIVSVWRLSHGDCSLEANMIDNLMKCKPAVALTNPENPTAVCCTMVQSLKQDDIQCLCDYKVNKGDLLRLAGVDPDRCTQLPKLCGLDMVADC
- the LOC130798271 gene encoding putative lipid-transfer protein DIR1, translating into MAMSKVVMFLVMIISVWVACHGDCSLDKSMMSNLNKCKAAVTLSNPTNPTAECCTMLQNLKPSDIACLCEYKVKDAALLYFAGVDPDRCIQLPKLCNLNIPVNC